In one Tachysurus vachellii isolate PV-2020 chromosome 24, HZAU_Pvac_v1, whole genome shotgun sequence genomic region, the following are encoded:
- the cdc37 gene encoding hsp90 co-chaperone Cdc37, translating to MTTIDYSVWDHIEVSDDEDDTHPNIDTPSLFRWRHQARVERMEAFQMKGVELEKSLSEVRKKLSEAQRKVKKLEGASTEQAKKELEESKNEEKQLRKEERSWEKKIDEHRREEKKMPWNVDTLSKEGFSKSVLNIKPEVKEETEEEKEKKHKTFVEKYEKQIKHFGMLRRWDDSQKFLSDNPHLVCEETANYLVIMCIDLEVEEKHALMEQVAHQTIVMQFILELAKSLKIDPRGCFRQFFSKIKTADQQYQDAFNDELASFKERVRGRAKVRIEKAMKEYEEEERQKRLGPGGLDPVEVYDTLPQEMQKCFDEKDIQMLQDAISKMDPTEAKYHMKRCIDSGLWVPNSQPDDDREKDEEKEVKEEEPQYEEVKIGDAQ from the exons atgaccaCCATCGACTACAGCGTGTGGGACCACATAGAGGTgtctgatgatgaagatgatacacatccgaatatagacacaccgagtctgttcaggtggagacaccag GCTCGAGTGGAGCGAATGGAGGCTTTCCAGATGAAAGGGGTGGAGCTAGAGAAGAGTCTATCAGAGGTCAGAAAGAAGCTGTCGGAGGCTCAGCGCAAAGTGAAGAAGCTGGAGGGGGCGAGTACAGAGCAGGCCAAGAAGGAGCTGGAGGAGTCCAAGAACGAGGAGAAGCAGCTGCGCAAGGAGGAGCGGAGCTGGGAGAAGAAGATAGATGAGCAccggagagaggagaagaagatgCCCTGGAACGTAGATACACTCAGTAAGGAAGGATTCAGCAAG agtgtgttgaACATAAAGCCAGAGGTGAAGGAAGAGACagaggaggaaaaagagaagaagcaCAAGACCTTTGTGGAGAAGTATGAGAAACAGATAAAGCactttg GAATGCTGCGGCGTTGGGATGACAGTCAGAAGTTCCTCAGTGATAACCCTCACCTGGTGTGTGAGGAGACTGCAAACTACCTGGTTATCATGTGCATTGAcctggaggtggaggag AAACATGCTCTCATGGAACAGGTGGCCCATCAGACCATTGTTATGCAGTTCATCCTGGAACTCGCAAAAAGCCTAAAGATCGACCCACGGGGATGTTTCCGCCAGTTCTTCTCCAAGATAAAG acgGCAGATCAGCAGTATCAGGATGCCTTTAATGATGAGCTGGCGTCCTTTAAAGAGCGTGTACGTGGCCGGGCAAAGGTCCGCATTGAGAAGGCCATGAAGGAgtatgaagaggaggagaggcAAAAACGCCTTGGTCCTGGAGGTCTGGACCCTGTGGAGGTGTATGACACCCTGCCCCAG GAAATGCAGAAGTGCTTTGATGAGAAAGACATCCAGATGTTACAAGATGCCATCAGCAAAATGGACCCTACG gaggcgAAGTACCACATGAAGCGCTGCATCGATTCAGGTCTGTGGGTGCCGAATTCACAGCCAGACGATGACCGAGAGAAAGACGAGGAGAAGGaggtgaaggaggaggagcCTCAGTATGAGGAAGTGAAGATTGGAGATGCTCAGTGA